One part of the Theropithecus gelada isolate Dixy chromosome 5, Tgel_1.0, whole genome shotgun sequence genome encodes these proteins:
- the AIMP1 gene encoding aminoacyl tRNA synthase complex-interacting multifunctional protein 1 isoform X3 has protein sequence MANNDAVLKRLEQKGAEADQIIEYLKQQISLLKEKAILQATLREEKKLRVENAKLKKEIEELKQELIQAEIQNGVKQIPFPSGTPLQANSMVSENVVQSTPVTAVSSGTKEQIKGGTGDEKKAKEKIEKKGEKKEKKQQSVAGSADSKPIDVSRLDLRIGCIITARKHPDADSLYVEEVDVGEIAPRTVVSGLVNHVPLEQMQNRMVILLCNLKPAKMRGVLSQAMLMCASSPEKVEILAPPNGSVPGDRITFDAFPGEPDKELNPKKKIWEQIQPDLHTNDECVATYKGVPFEVKGKGLCRAQTMSNSGIK, from the exons ATGGCAAATAATGATGCTGTTCTGAAGAGACTGGAGCAGAAGGGTGCAGAGGCAGATCAAATCATTGAATATCTTAAGCAGCAAATTTCTCTACTTAAGGAGAAAGCAa TTTTGCAAGCAACtttgagggaagagaagaaactTCGAGTTGAAAATgctaaactgaagaaagaaattgaagaactGAAACAAGAGCTAATTCAGGCAGAAATTCAAAATGGAG tgaaGCAAATACCATTTCCATCTGGTACTCCACTGCAAGCTAATTCTATGGTTTCTGAAAATGTGGTACAGTCTACACCAGTAACAGCTGTATCTTCTGGTACCAAAGAACAGATAAAAGGAGGAACAGGAGacgaaaagaaagcaaaagagaaaattgaaaaaaaag gagagaagaaggagaaaaaacagcaATCAGTAGCTGGAAGTGCCGACTCTAAGCCAATAGATGTTTCCCGTCTGGATCTTCGAATTGGTTGCATCATAACTGCCAGAAAACACCCTGATGCAGATTCTTTGTATGTAGAAGAAGTAGATGTTGGAGAAATAGCCCCAAGGACAGTTGTCAGTGGCTTGGTGAATCATGTTCCTCTTGAACAG ATGCAAAATCGGATGGTGATTTTACTTTGTAACCTGAAACCTGCAAAGATGAGGGGAGTATTATCTCAAGCAATGCTCATGTGTGCTAGTTCACCAGAGAAGGTTGAAATCTTGGCTCCTCCAAATGGGTCTGTTCCTGGAGACAGAATTACTTTTGATGCTTTCCCAG GAGAGCCCGACAAGGAGCTGAATCCTAAGAAGAAGATTTGGGAGCAGATCCAGCCGGATCTTCACACTAATGATGAGTGTGTGGCTACATACAAAGGAGTTCCCTTTGAGGTGAAAGGGAAGGGATTATGTAGGGCTCAAACCATGAGCAACAGTGGAATCAAATAA
- the AIMP1 gene encoding aminoacyl tRNA synthase complex-interacting multifunctional protein 1 isoform X1, which produces MKYSDRERGAGGRGGDWKSWVREWKTRSVVWKVNGTEHRKRKKELTIESVEDSGVQQGHLIGSFLTARVLGWLSLHASCCGFLGTRGHRFMIFCRLLAKMANNDAVLKRLEQKGAEADQIIEYLKQQISLLKEKAILQATLREEKKLRVENAKLKKEIEELKQELIQAEIQNGVKQIPFPSGTPLQANSMVSENVVQSTPVTAVSSGTKEQIKGGTGDEKKAKEKIEKKGEKKEKKQQSVAGSADSKPIDVSRLDLRIGCIITARKHPDADSLYVEEVDVGEIAPRTVVSGLVNHVPLEQMQNRMVILLCNLKPAKMRGVLSQAMLMCASSPEKVEILAPPNGSVPGDRITFDAFPGEPDKELNPKKKIWEQIQPDLHTNDECVATYKGVPFEVKGKGLCRAQTMSNSGIK; this is translated from the exons ATGAAATATAGCGACAGAGAAAGAGGTGCCGGGGGACGAGGGGGCGATTGGAAATCCTGGGTGAGGGAATGGAAGACGAGGAGCGTGGTGTGGAAGGTTAATGGGACTGAGcacaggaagaggaaaaaagaattgACGATTGAATCTGTAGAAGACTCAGGCGTTCAGCAAGGACACCTCATTGGGTCCTTTCTCACTGCTAGAGTGCTCGGGTGGTTGTCCCTACATGCTTCCTGCTGTGGCTTTCTCGGAACCCGTGGCCACCGCTTCAT gATTTTCTGCCGTCTCTTGGCAAAAATGGCAAATAATGATGCTGTTCTGAAGAGACTGGAGCAGAAGGGTGCAGAGGCAGATCAAATCATTGAATATCTTAAGCAGCAAATTTCTCTACTTAAGGAGAAAGCAa TTTTGCAAGCAACtttgagggaagagaagaaactTCGAGTTGAAAATgctaaactgaagaaagaaattgaagaactGAAACAAGAGCTAATTCAGGCAGAAATTCAAAATGGAG tgaaGCAAATACCATTTCCATCTGGTACTCCACTGCAAGCTAATTCTATGGTTTCTGAAAATGTGGTACAGTCTACACCAGTAACAGCTGTATCTTCTGGTACCAAAGAACAGATAAAAGGAGGAACAGGAGacgaaaagaaagcaaaagagaaaattgaaaaaaaag gagagaagaaggagaaaaaacagcaATCAGTAGCTGGAAGTGCCGACTCTAAGCCAATAGATGTTTCCCGTCTGGATCTTCGAATTGGTTGCATCATAACTGCCAGAAAACACCCTGATGCAGATTCTTTGTATGTAGAAGAAGTAGATGTTGGAGAAATAGCCCCAAGGACAGTTGTCAGTGGCTTGGTGAATCATGTTCCTCTTGAACAG ATGCAAAATCGGATGGTGATTTTACTTTGTAACCTGAAACCTGCAAAGATGAGGGGAGTATTATCTCAAGCAATGCTCATGTGTGCTAGTTCACCAGAGAAGGTTGAAATCTTGGCTCCTCCAAATGGGTCTGTTCCTGGAGACAGAATTACTTTTGATGCTTTCCCAG GAGAGCCCGACAAGGAGCTGAATCCTAAGAAGAAGATTTGGGAGCAGATCCAGCCGGATCTTCACACTAATGATGAGTGTGTGGCTACATACAAAGGAGTTCCCTTTGAGGTGAAAGGGAAGGGATTATGTAGGGCTCAAACCATGAGCAACAGTGGAATCAAATAA
- the AIMP1 gene encoding aminoacyl tRNA synthase complex-interacting multifunctional protein 1 isoform X2, whose amino-acid sequence MKYSDRERGAGGRGGDWKSWVREWKTRSVVWKVNGTEHRKRKKELTIESVEDSGVQQGHLIGSFLTARVLGWLSLHASCCGFLGTRGHRFMIFCRLLAKMANNDAVLKRLEQKGAEADQIIEYLKQQISLLKEKAILQATLREEKKLRVENAKLKKEIEELKQELIQAEIQNGVKQIPFPSGTPLQANSMVSENVVQSTPVTAVSSGTKEQIKGGTGDEKKAKEKIEKKGEKKEKKQQSVAGSADSKPIDVSRLDLRIGCIITARKHPDADSLYVEEVDVGEIAPRTVVSGLVNHVPLEQMQNRMVILLCNLKPAKMRGVLSQAMLMCASSPEKVEILAPPNGSVPGDRITFDAFPGRARQGAES is encoded by the exons ATGAAATATAGCGACAGAGAAAGAGGTGCCGGGGGACGAGGGGGCGATTGGAAATCCTGGGTGAGGGAATGGAAGACGAGGAGCGTGGTGTGGAAGGTTAATGGGACTGAGcacaggaagaggaaaaaagaattgACGATTGAATCTGTAGAAGACTCAGGCGTTCAGCAAGGACACCTCATTGGGTCCTTTCTCACTGCTAGAGTGCTCGGGTGGTTGTCCCTACATGCTTCCTGCTGTGGCTTTCTCGGAACCCGTGGCCACCGCTTCAT gATTTTCTGCCGTCTCTTGGCAAAAATGGCAAATAATGATGCTGTTCTGAAGAGACTGGAGCAGAAGGGTGCAGAGGCAGATCAAATCATTGAATATCTTAAGCAGCAAATTTCTCTACTTAAGGAGAAAGCAa TTTTGCAAGCAACtttgagggaagagaagaaactTCGAGTTGAAAATgctaaactgaagaaagaaattgaagaactGAAACAAGAGCTAATTCAGGCAGAAATTCAAAATGGAG tgaaGCAAATACCATTTCCATCTGGTACTCCACTGCAAGCTAATTCTATGGTTTCTGAAAATGTGGTACAGTCTACACCAGTAACAGCTGTATCTTCTGGTACCAAAGAACAGATAAAAGGAGGAACAGGAGacgaaaagaaagcaaaagagaaaattgaaaaaaaag gagagaagaaggagaaaaaacagcaATCAGTAGCTGGAAGTGCCGACTCTAAGCCAATAGATGTTTCCCGTCTGGATCTTCGAATTGGTTGCATCATAACTGCCAGAAAACACCCTGATGCAGATTCTTTGTATGTAGAAGAAGTAGATGTTGGAGAAATAGCCCCAAGGACAGTTGTCAGTGGCTTGGTGAATCATGTTCCTCTTGAACAG ATGCAAAATCGGATGGTGATTTTACTTTGTAACCTGAAACCTGCAAAGATGAGGGGAGTATTATCTCAAGCAATGCTCATGTGTGCTAGTTCACCAGAGAAGGTTGAAATCTTGGCTCCTCCAAATGGGTCTGTTCCTGGAGACAGAATTACTTTTGATGCTTTCCCAGGTAG AGCCCGACAAGGAGCTGAATCCTAA